One genomic segment of Ancylobacter sp. IITR112 includes these proteins:
- a CDS encoding DUF2163 domain-containing protein, with the protein MIVLPEDVLALLDAGRISIRGMIRFAFGTGQYGFIRAQQPLTWAGLTYQPGGLIAVSDLAGDVDRSAGGFTVTLAAAPGGLTPAVLQSIEAEEYRDRPVTVYDAYFHPDTGALLHVQPMRRGYVDVIAHEDDPSTGYTISAACESRALDYTRRNERRRTVADQARRAPGDLFFEHCAMRGREEIFWGRARTVSGSAPVVAGRGFIAGVTNV; encoded by the coding sequence ATGATCGTGCTGCCCGAAGACGTGCTCGCCCTGCTCGATGCCGGGCGGATTTCCATCCGCGGCATGATCCGCTTCGCCTTCGGCACCGGCCAGTATGGTTTCATCCGCGCCCAGCAGCCGCTCACCTGGGCGGGGCTGACCTATCAGCCCGGCGGGCTGATCGCGGTATCGGACCTCGCCGGCGACGTGGACCGTTCGGCCGGCGGCTTCACCGTCACGCTGGCCGCAGCGCCCGGCGGGCTAACGCCGGCGGTGCTCCAGAGCATCGAGGCGGAGGAATACCGGGACCGTCCCGTGACCGTGTACGACGCCTATTTCCACCCCGACACCGGGGCGCTGCTGCATGTGCAGCCGATGCGGCGCGGCTATGTCGACGTGATCGCGCATGAAGACGATCCGTCCACGGGCTATACCATCTCGGCCGCCTGTGAGAGCCGGGCGCTCGACTATACCCGGCGCAATGAGCGCCGTCGCACCGTGGCCGATCAGGCGCGGCGCGCGCCGGGCGACCTGTTCTTCGAACACTGCGCGATGCGGGGCCGGGAAGAAATCTTCTGGGGCCGCGCCCGCACCGTTTCCGGCAGCGCGCCCGTCGTCGCCGGGCGCGGCTTCATCGCTGGCGTCACCAACGTCTGA